From a single Candidatus Neptunochlamydia vexilliferae genomic region:
- the rho gene encoding transcription termination factor Rho, with product MNIDQLAVYAKNIGLENIGGLTRSQMVFEVVKLKSAMPDEVLVGEGVLEVLPDGFGFLRSPNYNYLSSAEDIYVSPAQIRRFDLKKGDTIYGTIRSPKDKEKYFALQKVDRINGKTPEKSKERILFNNLTPLFPKERLVMETTKDKLDMRILDLSAPIGKGQRGLIVAPPKSGKTILMQNIAHSIAENHPEVTLIVLLIDERPEEVTDMQRLVKGEVVSSTFDEPPERHTQVAEMVIEKARSLVENGQDVVILLDSITRLARAYNTVQPHSGKILTGGVDAQALHKPKRFFGAARNVEQGGSLTIIATALVETGSRMDEVIFEEFKGTGNMELVLDRRLADRRVWPAIDIVRSGTRKEDLLFHPEELDKIYLLRQGIADLTPLDAINLLRNRLRKTGSNAEFLLSMKE from the coding sequence ATGAATATCGACCAGCTCGCTGTCTATGCCAAAAACATTGGTCTCGAAAACATTGGGGGACTCACCCGATCGCAGATGGTTTTCGAAGTGGTCAAGCTCAAGTCAGCAATGCCTGACGAGGTTCTCGTTGGAGAAGGAGTTCTTGAAGTTCTTCCCGATGGGTTTGGATTCTTACGCTCTCCCAACTATAACTACCTCTCCTCTGCCGAAGATATCTATGTTTCTCCCGCCCAAATCCGCCGTTTTGATCTCAAGAAAGGAGACACCATCTACGGAACCATCCGCTCACCAAAGGACAAAGAGAAGTATTTTGCCCTTCAAAAAGTGGATAGGATCAACGGGAAAACCCCCGAAAAATCCAAAGAGCGGATCCTCTTTAACAACCTCACACCCCTCTTTCCCAAAGAGCGCCTTGTGATGGAAACGACCAAAGATAAGCTCGACATGCGGATCCTCGACCTCAGCGCCCCCATTGGAAAAGGGCAGCGGGGACTGATTGTCGCCCCTCCCAAGTCGGGAAAAACGATCCTCATGCAAAACATTGCCCACTCGATCGCTGAAAACCACCCCGAAGTGACCCTCATCGTCCTTCTCATCGACGAGCGTCCCGAAGAGGTGACCGACATGCAACGGCTCGTCAAAGGAGAGGTCGTCTCTTCCACCTTTGATGAACCTCCTGAAAGGCACACCCAAGTCGCCGAGATGGTCATCGAAAAGGCCCGTTCTCTTGTTGAGAATGGCCAAGACGTTGTCATCCTTCTTGACTCGATCACCCGCCTAGCCCGCGCCTATAACACCGTTCAGCCTCACTCAGGGAAGATCCTCACCGGAGGTGTCGATGCCCAAGCCCTTCATAAGCCAAAACGCTTTTTCGGAGCAGCCCGAAACGTAGAGCAGGGGGGATCCCTGACCATTATCGCAACCGCACTTGTTGAAACCGGTTCACGGATGGACGAGGTGATCTTTGAAGAATTCAAAGGAACAGGGAACATGGAGCTGGTTCTCGATCGCCGTCTTGCCGATCGAAGAGTCTGGCCTGCTATCGACATTGTTCGAAGTGGAACCCGAAAAGAAGACCTTCTCTTCCATCCCGAAGAGCTTGATAAGATCTATCTCTTAAGACAGGGAATCGCAGACCTGACTCCCCTTGATGCGATCAACCTTCTAAGGAATCGCCTCAGGAAAACAGGTTCCAACGCCGAATTTTTGCTCTCGATGAAAGAGTGA
- the polA gene encoding DNA polymerase I, which translates to MKNLYILDAVSFLFRSYYAIRGMTNQEGQSTGALYGFIRSVQKIIKDFSPESIVAVFDGPNNKASRLEIYKEYKSNREGMPEDLVYQLGWAHKFCEMEGIPYLSEEGVEADDLIGAIAKWAEKKGIEVFICSSDKDLCQLVSDRVFMLNTHKDNLLVDRKKVEELHGVKPEQIVDYLAIMGDKSDNIPGIPGFGPKTAASLLQEYGTLENMLSNLDTMQNQKRAEKIRAHKEDARMSQKLAELIVDVPYPMEEKFYHIKNPDIDDLRAFYQEKNFNTLLKELGEVPVKETVSYTIVDTEEALDTLIAQLEKETAICVDTETSTLAPMEAEMVGVGFAVRPQEGWYVPTNGNLGLQKVIEKVKPLLENPAIGFYGHNIKYDIHIFKNHGIELKNIAFDTMIASYLLAPQNNRHNLDTLALEKFGKVKTPIKELIGSGKNEKSMREVPIEEVGPYCCEDVDYTCRLKELFEKEVEREGLSDVLYQIELPLIPVLVRMERYGMYLDKEKLYSMSDLLREELSFLEEEIHQLAGEPFNIKSPKQLGEILFDKLQIPMGGKKKSTRADILESLKKDYPIAGKVLEFRALEKLRSTYTEALPLQVHEDTGRIHCTFMQTVTATGRLSCQDPNLQNIPIRSEEGRKIREAFLPEREGWSYLSADYSQIELRLLAHLSQDPRLVAAFNNQEDIHASTAAAVFDVPLDAVTKEMRSGAKAVNFGIIYGQQAYGLSQELGIDVKEAAEFIKKYFEQYPGVYAFIEGCKEKVRETGVATTMFGRKRPIPEIESSNGMIRAAAERLAVNTPLQGSQADIIKKAMIEVDQTLKDEKLAHMFLQIHDELIFELPDENIPLVREKVQTIMEKITTLSIPLTVNIDVGKNWGEC; encoded by the coding sequence ATGAAAAATCTATATATTCTCGATGCGGTCTCCTTTCTTTTCCGCTCCTACTATGCCATCCGTGGAATGACCAACCAGGAGGGGCAATCGACAGGTGCCCTCTACGGTTTCATCCGCTCCGTTCAGAAAATCATTAAAGACTTTTCTCCCGAAAGTATCGTCGCTGTCTTCGATGGCCCCAATAATAAAGCCTCCCGCTTAGAAATTTACAAAGAGTATAAGAGTAATCGGGAAGGAATGCCCGAAGATCTCGTTTATCAGCTCGGTTGGGCCCATAAATTTTGTGAGATGGAAGGGATCCCCTACCTTTCTGAAGAAGGGGTCGAGGCAGATGATCTCATCGGCGCCATTGCAAAATGGGCCGAGAAAAAAGGGATCGAGGTCTTTATTTGCTCGAGCGACAAAGACCTCTGTCAACTCGTTTCCGATCGGGTTTTTATGCTCAACACCCACAAGGACAACCTCCTTGTCGACCGGAAAAAAGTGGAAGAGCTCCACGGTGTAAAGCCAGAACAGATCGTCGATTATCTCGCCATTATGGGGGATAAGTCCGATAACATTCCGGGCATCCCAGGGTTTGGGCCCAAAACAGCTGCATCTTTACTGCAAGAGTACGGGACCCTAGAAAATATGCTCAGCAACCTCGATACGATGCAAAACCAAAAACGGGCAGAAAAGATCCGTGCCCACAAAGAGGATGCCCGCATGAGCCAAAAGCTCGCAGAGCTCATCGTCGATGTCCCTTATCCAATGGAGGAAAAATTTTACCATATCAAGAATCCCGATATTGATGACTTAAGAGCCTTCTACCAAGAGAAAAACTTCAATACCCTTTTAAAGGAACTCGGCGAAGTGCCTGTTAAAGAGACCGTTTCTTATACGATTGTTGATACCGAAGAGGCGTTAGATACCCTCATAGCGCAGCTTGAAAAAGAAACCGCCATCTGTGTCGATACCGAAACAAGTACCCTTGCTCCGATGGAAGCGGAGATGGTGGGAGTCGGCTTTGCCGTCCGACCACAGGAAGGATGGTATGTTCCCACCAATGGAAACTTAGGACTTCAAAAGGTAATCGAAAAAGTCAAACCCCTTTTGGAAAATCCCGCTATTGGATTTTATGGTCATAATATCAAGTATGACATCCACATCTTTAAAAACCATGGAATCGAGCTTAAAAATATCGCCTTCGATACGATGATCGCCTCCTACTTGCTTGCTCCCCAAAATAACCGCCACAACCTAGATACCCTCGCCCTTGAAAAATTTGGAAAGGTCAAAACCCCCATCAAAGAGCTGATCGGCTCGGGAAAAAATGAAAAATCGATGCGGGAGGTTCCCATTGAAGAGGTGGGCCCTTACTGCTGCGAAGATGTCGATTACACCTGCCGCCTTAAAGAGCTTTTTGAAAAAGAGGTTGAACGGGAGGGATTATCAGACGTTCTCTATCAGATCGAGCTCCCCCTCATCCCCGTCCTTGTGAGGATGGAGCGGTATGGGATGTATCTCGATAAAGAGAAGCTCTATTCCATGTCCGACCTTCTCCGCGAAGAACTCTCCTTCCTCGAAGAGGAAATCCACCAACTTGCCGGAGAACCTTTTAATATTAAGTCGCCCAAACAACTTGGTGAAATCCTCTTTGACAAACTGCAGATCCCGATGGGGGGAAAGAAAAAAAGTACCCGCGCCGATATTTTAGAAAGTTTGAAAAAAGACTACCCTATTGCGGGGAAAGTGTTAGAGTTCCGCGCCCTTGAAAAACTCCGTTCGACCTATACCGAAGCGCTCCCTCTTCAAGTCCATGAAGATACGGGGCGGATTCATTGCACCTTTATGCAGACGGTGACCGCAACAGGACGTCTCTCCTGCCAAGATCCCAACCTCCAAAATATCCCGATCCGCTCCGAAGAGGGGCGGAAAATCCGAGAAGCTTTCCTCCCTGAAAGGGAAGGATGGAGTTACCTCTCTGCCGACTACTCTCAAATCGAGCTCCGCCTCCTCGCCCACCTCAGTCAAGACCCAAGGCTCGTTGCCGCTTTTAACAACCAAGAAGATATCCATGCCTCAACAGCAGCAGCCGTCTTTGATGTTCCCCTCGATGCCGTTACCAAAGAGATGCGCTCTGGCGCAAAAGCGGTCAACTTTGGGATCATCTATGGCCAGCAAGCCTACGGCCTTTCCCAAGAGCTCGGCATCGATGTCAAAGAGGCCGCTGAGTTTATTAAGAAATATTTTGAACAATACCCCGGCGTCTATGCCTTTATCGAAGGGTGTAAAGAAAAAGTTCGAGAAACGGGGGTCGCCACCACCATGTTTGGACGGAAACGGCCCATCCCAGAAATCGAAAGTAGCAATGGGATGATCCGAGCCGCTGCTGAGCGGCTAGCGGTCAATACTCCCCTTCAAGGAAGCCAGGCAGACATCATCAAAAAGGCGATGATCGAGGTCGATCAAACCCTTAAGGATGAGAAGCTTGCCCATATGTTCCTCCAGATTCATGATGAGCTTATTTTTGAGCTTCCCGACGAGAATATCCCCCTTGTCCGCGAGAAGGTCCAAACCATCATGGAAAAGATCACCACCCTCTCTATCCCCCTTACCGTGAACATTGATGTTGGAAAAAATTGGGGGGAGTGTTAA
- a CDS encoding PDDEXK nuclease domain-containing protein — protein sequence MNVKNIETVNPASYAQFLGHLKKNIQDAQLRAALSITEELTDLYWKIGQMLSEKISLEFWGSKTIEKIARDLKKSFPDASGFSHRNLKFMRQFAESYPEGIRETAVSLIPWGHNIMIMQKIENQNDKKWYAEQSLKNGWSRSMLSKWIDSNLHKRQGKAITNFKKTLPKSQSDLAIQVMKDPYNFDFVALSKDYREKELEQGLIDHIQKLLVELGQGFAFVGRQVKLNIEESEHILDLLFYHLKLRRYIVIEIKAREFNPRDVSQTNFYLSAVDDQLRHPEDRPSIGMIFCQTKKNITVEYALRDFNKPIGVAHYEVGLIEEIETELKRNLPTIEELEAELEDKKCSVQS from the coding sequence ATGAATGTAAAAAATATCGAAACTGTTAATCCAGCGAGTTATGCTCAGTTTTTGGGACACCTTAAAAAAAATATTCAGGATGCTCAACTTCGAGCAGCTCTGTCTATCACAGAGGAGCTTACAGATCTATACTGGAAGATTGGGCAGATGTTATCCGAGAAAATATCTTTGGAATTTTGGGGATCAAAAACAATTGAAAAGATCGCACGAGATTTAAAAAAATCTTTTCCAGATGCCTCCGGTTTTTCTCATCGAAACCTGAAATTTATGCGTCAATTTGCAGAAAGCTATCCAGAGGGAATTAGGGAAACAGCTGTTTCCCTAATTCCCTGGGGTCATAATATTATGATCATGCAAAAGATTGAAAACCAAAATGATAAAAAATGGTATGCAGAGCAATCCCTAAAAAATGGGTGGAGTCGGAGCATGTTATCCAAATGGATTGACTCTAACTTACATAAACGACAGGGAAAAGCTATTACGAATTTCAAAAAAACCCTACCCAAAAGCCAATCAGATCTAGCTATTCAGGTTATGAAAGACCCTTATAATTTTGACTTTGTTGCTTTATCGAAAGACTATAGAGAAAAAGAATTGGAGCAGGGGTTAATTGACCATATTCAAAAACTTTTAGTTGAGCTTGGTCAGGGGTTTGCTTTCGTTGGGCGTCAAGTTAAATTGAATATAGAGGAATCTGAACATATTTTAGATTTACTATTCTACCACCTTAAGTTACGTCGTTATATTGTCATAGAAATCAAAGCAAGAGAATTTAACCCAAGAGACGTTAGTCAAACCAATTTTTATCTATCAGCTGTTGACGATCAGCTTAGACATCCTGAAGATAGGCCTTCGATTGGAATGATTTTTTGCCAAACGAAAAAAAATATTACCGTTGAATATGCTTTGAGAGATTTTAATAAACCAATCGGGGTAGCTCACTATGAAGTGGGTCTTATCGAAGAAATTGAAACAGAACTTAAAAGAAATTTACCAACTATTGAAGAGCTTGAAGCCGAGCTTGAAGATAAAAAATGTAGCGTCCAATCATGA
- the coaE gene encoding dephospho-CoA kinase (Dephospho-CoA kinase (CoaE) performs the final step in coenzyme A biosynthesis.), with translation MKKIVITGGIASGKTTVCHILKKHGAYYLSSDEIIHRLLREDPPTIQAVTTLLGPDALKDGKIDRKEVAEIVFNDPKKLEALEKILHPKLLAKIKEAYQQAGECELFIVELPLVQEIGKEKDFDLTIAVVFDEAEAMKRFVKEGFTEESYKKRMARQWKISEKANKADYVIHNDGTIEELGIKVLELIKEISSR, from the coding sequence TTGAAGAAAATCGTAATAACGGGTGGCATTGCCTCGGGAAAAACCACCGTTTGCCACATTCTTAAAAAGCATGGAGCTTACTACCTCAGTTCCGATGAAATTATCCATCGCCTCCTAAGAGAGGATCCCCCAACCATTCAAGCAGTCACCACCCTCTTAGGCCCCGACGCTCTGAAAGATGGAAAAATCGATCGCAAAGAGGTTGCAGAGATCGTCTTTAACGATCCAAAAAAGTTAGAAGCCTTAGAAAAAATCTTGCATCCCAAACTGCTTGCAAAGATCAAAGAAGCTTATCAGCAAGCAGGGGAATGTGAGCTCTTTATTGTCGAGCTCCCCTTAGTGCAAGAGATTGGCAAGGAAAAAGATTTTGATCTCACCATTGCAGTGGTTTTCGATGAAGCAGAAGCGATGAAGCGCTTTGTCAAGGAAGGATTCACCGAAGAGTCCTACAAAAAGCGGATGGCACGGCAATGGAAGATTTCAGAAAAAGCAAACAAGGCTGATTATGTCATTCATAACGATGGCACAATCGAAGAATTAGGAATAAAAGTCCTCGAACTCATAAAGGAGATAAGTTCTCGATGA
- a CDS encoding dicarboxylate/amino acid:cation symporter, whose translation MNKDSSFNIGMLLALVLGIAGGFLDFPPVTAFATLISKLFVNMLKLISLPMIFLAIVSTLTRMTTLAEARYLLRRILKYTVLTTLIAATVGLAIFLAVKPVGSGGEAPLPMEGNYLSFLTKIIPENPIAPFLENNVLGMAFIGAVLGIAILKLPKEKNALLSNFFGALFEALLKITSALISLMPLGIFAFTIQFVESIREHSEKLEQLLLYGLCVVGANLIQGLIVLPLLLKLKGHPPLKTARAMLPALSMAFFSKSSNATLPLTLECAKNRLGVSDKTARFSLPLCSIINMNGCAAFILITLFFVCSSQGISLTIWQMVPWIFLSSFAAIGNAGVPMGCFFLTSAFLVGMRVPLEMMGMIFPLYALFDMVETALNVWSDSCITAVVDQEVRVTTKQVVG comes from the coding sequence ATGAATAAAGATTCCTCTTTTAATATAGGGATGCTCCTTGCTCTTGTTTTAGGGATCGCTGGTGGCTTCCTTGACTTTCCTCCGGTGACCGCGTTTGCAACGTTGATTAGCAAGCTTTTTGTTAATATGCTTAAATTGATCAGCTTGCCGATGATATTTTTAGCGATCGTCTCTACCTTAACGCGGATGACCACCCTTGCCGAAGCACGCTACCTCCTCCGAAGGATCTTAAAATATACCGTTTTAACAACACTGATCGCCGCCACTGTGGGACTGGCGATCTTTTTAGCTGTAAAACCGGTCGGGAGTGGTGGTGAAGCTCCCCTTCCCATGGAAGGAAATTATCTCTCCTTTTTAACCAAGATCATCCCGGAAAATCCGATTGCTCCTTTTTTAGAAAATAATGTCCTTGGAATGGCCTTTATTGGAGCGGTCCTAGGCATTGCGATTCTAAAACTTCCCAAAGAGAAAAACGCCCTACTCAGCAATTTTTTTGGAGCTCTTTTTGAAGCCCTTCTTAAAATCACATCAGCGCTTATTTCCCTCATGCCCCTCGGAATTTTCGCCTTCACTATCCAGTTCGTTGAAAGTATCCGTGAACATAGCGAAAAACTAGAGCAACTTTTACTTTATGGCCTTTGCGTTGTGGGTGCCAACTTGATTCAGGGGCTTATCGTCCTCCCCCTTCTCTTGAAACTTAAAGGACATCCCCCTCTTAAAACGGCGCGGGCCATGCTCCCCGCCTTAAGCATGGCCTTCTTTTCAAAGTCTTCGAACGCTACCCTCCCTCTCACACTCGAATGCGCTAAAAATCGACTCGGGGTTTCTGATAAAACAGCCCGCTTTAGCCTTCCCCTCTGCTCCATCATCAATATGAATGGGTGCGCTGCCTTTATTTTGATCACCCTCTTTTTCGTCTGTTCGAGTCAAGGGATCTCCTTGACTATCTGGCAAATGGTCCCTTGGATTTTCCTTTCTAGCTTTGCAGCGATTGGGAACGCAGGGGTGCCGATGGGGTGCTTTTTCCTGACTTCTGCTTTTCTTGTTGGCATGAGAGTTCCGCTGGAGATGATGGGAATGATTTTCCCCCTTTATGCTCTTTTCGACATGGTTGAAACAGCCCTGAACGTTTGGTCAGACAGTTGCATCACCGCTGTTGTCGATCAGGAGGTTCGCGTGACAACAAAACAAGTTGTGGGGTAG
- a CDS encoding O-antigen ligase family protein has translation MKRKILYLFTLLLVAAFPLMNTFYQVFRGISVSFIHSFERVAPFSFQIPPLFHKYIHFYLTDFWALGLMVGALSFKEVRLKELFLNRHSRYLTLYTGVALLSIIFSLFSSYFFQYTTLINLTLGFLVFHLVYTLVQKEWLPSLLWAFLAVATLECLIGTGQFVMQHSLGLSFLSEPQITPYMENIAVYPVSPGSFFAKLPWIPEGHTAMLRAYGTFDHPNMLGAYLAVSLFITYLLFITSKKRKLLLALLPLQILTLALTFSRGPIFAWGLGTCLFFGIGFFKKSLFSVEERKYFLQLGGWIGVMFLAILAILFKELATRGGFVNTNALSAASDGGRLLFYKIALTLFLAYPLLGIGYNGFAIFPYETIQSELLGANPTGALAHNFFLQIASETGLLGLIMILLFIGSLYKPFLKERLTPLTLLLGVTLLALLLTGLVDHFLWTYPSGRTLFFIFCGFLGVTQKKELFCSKSVNPL, from the coding sequence ATGAAACGAAAAATTCTCTACCTTTTTACCCTCCTTCTTGTCGCTGCCTTCCCCTTGATGAACACCTTTTACCAAGTGTTCCGGGGGATTTCGGTCTCCTTTATCCACTCCTTTGAACGGGTTGCCCCCTTCTCCTTTCAGATCCCTCCCCTCTTCCACAAATATATCCACTTTTACCTCACCGACTTTTGGGCGTTGGGGCTCATGGTCGGCGCCCTCTCTTTTAAAGAGGTCCGCCTCAAAGAGCTCTTTTTAAACCGCCACTCCCGCTACCTCACCCTCTATACCGGAGTTGCCCTTCTTTCCATTATTTTTTCCCTTTTTTCGAGCTACTTCTTTCAATACACGACCTTGATCAACCTTACCCTGGGGTTCCTTGTTTTCCATCTTGTTTATACCCTGGTCCAAAAAGAGTGGCTCCCCTCTCTTTTATGGGCCTTTCTTGCCGTTGCCACGCTTGAGTGTCTCATTGGGACGGGACAGTTTGTGATGCAGCACAGCCTTGGACTTTCCTTCCTTTCCGAACCGCAAATTACCCCTTATATGGAAAACATCGCCGTCTATCCCGTAAGTCCCGGAAGCTTTTTTGCCAAGCTTCCCTGGATCCCAGAAGGGCATACCGCGATGCTCCGTGCCTACGGCACCTTTGACCACCCCAATATGCTTGGGGCCTATCTTGCCGTGTCTCTCTTCATCACCTACTTACTTTTTATCACGAGCAAGAAACGGAAACTCCTCCTTGCCCTCCTCCCCTTGCAAATCCTCACCCTTGCCCTCACCTTTTCACGGGGACCCATCTTTGCGTGGGGGCTCGGCACGTGCCTTTTCTTTGGAATCGGCTTTTTTAAGAAAAGCCTCTTTTCAGTCGAAGAGAGAAAATACTTCCTTCAGCTTGGAGGATGGATCGGAGTCATGTTTCTCGCCATACTCGCCATACTCTTCAAAGAACTTGCGACCCGCGGAGGTTTTGTCAATACGAACGCCCTTTCTGCCGCTTCGGACGGCGGTCGCCTCCTCTTCTACAAAATCGCCCTCACCCTTTTCCTTGCCTACCCCCTCCTCGGCATCGGGTATAATGGCTTCGCCATTTTTCCCTACGAAACGATCCAATCCGAGCTCCTTGGAGCGAATCCCACCGGCGCCCTTGCCCACAACTTCTTCCTCCAAATCGCCTCCGAAACCGGCCTTTTGGGACTCATAATGATCCTCCTTTTCATCGGCTCCCTCTATAAGCCTTTCTTAAAAGAAAGGCTGACCCCTTTAACGCTCCTCTTGGGTGTGACCCTCCTAGCCCTCCTCCTCACGGGCCTTGTCGACCACTTTCTCTGGACCTACCCCTCAGGAAGAACCCTCTTCTTTATTTTCTGTGGTTTTCTAGGAGTTACACAAAAAAAAGAATTATTTTGCTCTAAATCAGTTAATCCTCTATAA
- a CDS encoding RNA-guided endonuclease InsQ/TnpB family protein → MLIRKSFQFRLYPTKKQKRLLQECLNECRWLYNELLSERIVAYDELEMHLSKYDQMMFLPLLKGEKPSLEGVHSQVLQNVVDRLDKAFKAFFRRCKKGEKPGFPRFRGMHRYSSFCYPQSGFSVVENELKLSKIGKIRIKLHRPIQGTIKTCTLRKNASGEWEVSFSCEVPAKPLPQKESKVGIDVGLEQFAVLSDGDTVANPRFFKKGEKQLAKAQKKLSKLEKGTKQRRKTGKAVAKIHDKIRNQRKNFCHKEAKKIVENYQYIYLEDLEVKKMMEGSYFAKNIADASWSQFCQILTYKAEEAGRQLKLVNPAYTTQMCSQCGHIEAKELKERKHNCRKCGYKASRDLNAAQNILALGLDGLGTIPRSPRL, encoded by the coding sequence ATGTTAATCCGCAAGTCCTTTCAATTCAGACTGTATCCGACTAAGAAACAAAAGAGGTTGCTGCAGGAGTGTCTAAACGAGTGCAGATGGCTCTATAATGAACTTCTTAGTGAGAGAATCGTTGCCTATGACGAGCTGGAAATGCACCTCTCAAAATATGACCAGATGATGTTTTTGCCTTTGCTAAAAGGGGAAAAACCCTCTCTTGAAGGAGTTCACTCACAGGTATTGCAAAACGTTGTCGATCGACTAGACAAAGCCTTTAAAGCCTTTTTTCGAAGATGCAAAAAGGGGGAAAAGCCCGGCTTTCCCCGTTTTCGAGGCATGCACCGTTATAGTAGCTTTTGCTACCCCCAAAGTGGCTTTTCCGTTGTAGAAAATGAGCTAAAGCTCTCCAAGATCGGAAAAATCCGTATCAAGCTCCACCGCCCCATCCAAGGGACTATTAAAACATGTACCCTTCGCAAAAATGCCTCAGGAGAATGGGAAGTCTCATTTTCCTGCGAAGTCCCCGCAAAGCCCCTTCCCCAAAAAGAGAGCAAAGTAGGAATCGATGTGGGGCTAGAGCAGTTTGCAGTCCTATCCGATGGAGATACAGTTGCCAACCCAAGATTTTTCAAGAAGGGAGAAAAACAGCTAGCAAAAGCCCAAAAAAAACTTTCCAAGCTAGAAAAAGGGACAAAACAAAGAAGAAAAACAGGGAAAGCAGTTGCAAAGATCCACGATAAGATCCGCAACCAGAGAAAAAACTTTTGCCACAAAGAAGCAAAAAAGATCGTAGAAAACTATCAATATATTTACCTAGAAGACCTAGAAGTCAAGAAAATGATGGAAGGGTCCTACTTTGCAAAAAATATTGCAGATGCAAGTTGGAGTCAGTTTTGCCAAATTTTAACCTACAAAGCGGAAGAGGCTGGTAGACAGTTAAAATTGGTAAACCCCGCCTATACAACCCAGATGTGCAGCCAGTGTGGACACATAGAAGCCAAAGAGCTCAAAGAAAGAAAACACAACTGCCGAAAATGTGGATACAAAGCCTCGCGGGACCTCAACGCAGCACAAAATATTTTGGCCCTCGGACTAGATGGCCTGGGAACAATCCCTAGAAGCCCTCGCCTTTAG
- a CDS encoding S49 family peptidase: MEVRRESIFVSAVRALCNTFAGMIGVIIGLVILGIVIGSLAKPSLVSDKTQMVIAADANGNRELLPHSAPVILKINIHGVIGSRDLNSKTIMSQLLDSQEGALKGRVKAVLLHINSPGGTAIDAHNIYTKLVEYKTKHQVPVYAYVDGLCASGGMMIACSADKILSGPLGVVGSVGVLMGPNFNFATLMEKYGVKQRTITKGIDKDMLSPYREWKPGEDQSLVNIVAYDYNVFVNLVANARPRLDKNKLINEYGAQVYDPVKAQEYGYIDDANSSYNSALSALVKEGEISGEYQVVELKVIHPVLSGLIEGKSPIFSGKVKHEIQLPADIPSELLNRPLYLYSPALQ; this comes from the coding sequence ATGGAAGTACGACGTGAATCGATTTTTGTCTCAGCGGTCAGAGCGCTTTGCAATACGTTTGCAGGAATGATCGGTGTTATTATTGGTCTGGTGATCCTTGGGATTGTCATTGGGAGCCTTGCAAAACCCAGCCTTGTATCCGACAAAACGCAAATGGTGATTGCTGCCGATGCCAATGGAAACAGGGAGCTCCTTCCCCACTCTGCCCCCGTTATTCTCAAGATCAACATCCATGGAGTTATTGGAAGTCGCGACCTCAATTCAAAGACAATCATGTCCCAACTCCTCGATTCTCAAGAAGGAGCGCTAAAGGGAAGGGTAAAAGCTGTCCTCCTGCACATTAACTCTCCCGGAGGAACAGCTATTGATGCCCACAACATCTATACAAAACTTGTTGAGTACAAAACAAAGCACCAAGTACCGGTCTATGCCTATGTCGATGGACTATGCGCCTCGGGAGGAATGATGATTGCTTGTAGCGCCGATAAAATTCTTTCCGGCCCTTTAGGGGTCGTTGGATCGGTCGGAGTTCTCATGGGGCCTAACTTTAATTTTGCTACCCTTATGGAAAAATATGGGGTAAAACAGCGGACCATTACGAAAGGGATCGACAAAGATATGCTTAGTCCCTACAGAGAGTGGAAGCCAGGCGAGGATCAGTCTCTCGTTAACATCGTTGCCTACGACTACAATGTCTTTGTAAACCTCGTTGCAAATGCCCGTCCCCGCCTCGATAAAAACAAATTGATCAACGAATATGGCGCCCAGGTCTACGATCCGGTCAAAGCCCAGGAGTATGGCTATATCGACGATGCCAATAGCTCCTATAATAGCGCCCTTTCAGCCCTCGTCAAAGAGGGAGAGATCTCCGGTGAGTATCAGGTTGTTGAACTTAAAGTGATTCATCCTGTATTATCAGGTCTCATTGAAGGAAAATCCCCGATCTTTTCTGGGAAGGTCAAACACGAGATACAATTGCCTGCTGATATACCCTCTGAGCTTCTCAATCGCCCCCTCTACCTCTACTCCCCCGCCCTTCAATAA